The Xiphophorus hellerii strain 12219 chromosome 5, Xiphophorus_hellerii-4.1, whole genome shotgun sequence genome window below encodes:
- the LOC116719450 gene encoding perforin-1-like: MTRLLQLLLLTWTFSPLCLSTTVSFTGSPEQCKTAHFVPGYNLGGEGFDIVKMQRKAAYVIDTETWNLGNGTCRMYENSYQNGEKQKVPVSVVDWRSVPKCNLKVSSMVYDSVESLINSSTSSVSNDWKIGLNIPIASVGFAIGGSHSRVAEFGMAKSRKDRYTFTCHSVSCNYYNYRLTTSPPLHQEFETAVKSLPPHSSGLPYRNLIDTYGTHYITQVVLGGEIKATTSFKTCQASLNGLSATEISDCLSVEASVNFDSMASIKAMYENCKAKKQKLTHGQSFNTEFSERITEVVGGDKNDVVFFQGFDDPSVHIRWKESLKTTPDIVSYNLKPLHTILPDGHPAKGGLKEEVEKYIKDNAVVRKCSESCQIGQRSNSRDPCDCVCNGNQNIKSNCCPAGKGLATLRVYNLYAKGLYGDCCSQTDGSVVVKYTNQEKRTQCIDNNDNPKWSESFDFGPIVVNSHDKLTFTVYDDDILWKRDLLGSCSIDLRRGIVSNSCMFDHGTFYFSYSVECAPSLGGNRCEEYIPSPMDPSLAKVFYSRNGVLLGDLNKRFAKSAPQPGLGQL, translated from the exons atgacTAGACTTCTGCAGCTCTTGCTCCTGACCTGGACATTCAGTCCTCTGTGTCTCTCAACCACTGTGAGTTTCACTGGTTCACCAGAGCAATGTAAAACTGCTCACTTTGTTCCAGGCTACAACCTGGGTGGAGAAGGCTTCGACATTgtcaaaatgcaaagaaaagctGCCTATGTCATCGACACTGAAACATGGAACCTTGGAAATGGTACTTGCAGAATGTACGAAAACAGCTACCAAAATGGAGAGAAACAAAAGGTCCCTGTCTCTGTGGTGGACTGGAGAAGCGTCCCGAAATGCAATTTGAAGGTCTCCAGTATGGTCTATGATTCTGTTGAATCTCTCATCAATAGTTCCACATCATCTGTATCCAACGACTGGAAAATCGGTCTTAATATTCCTATTGCCTCAGTTGGTTTTGCTATTGGAGGTTCCCATTCCAGGGTGGCTGAATTTGGCATGGCAAAGTCAAGAAAAGACCGCTACACCTTTACCTGCCATTCTGTTAGCTGTAACTACTACAA CTACAGACTGACAACAAGCCCTCCTTTGCATCAAGAATTTGAAACGGCTGTGAAGTCTCTTCCTCCACATTCTTCTGGGTTACCATATCGCAATTTGATCGATACTTATGGCACACATTACATCACACAGGTTGTTCTAGGAGGGGAGATAAAAGCAACAACATCGTTTAAAACCTGCCAGGCATCCCTGAATGGGCTGTCAGCAACAGAAATTAGTGACTGTCTGTCGGTTGAAGCTTCAGTTAACTTTGATAGTATGGCAAGCATTAAGGCTATGTATGAAAACTGTAAggcaaaaaaacagaaacttacCCATGGTCAAAGTTTCAACACTGAGTTTAGTGAACGTATCACTGAAGTTGTTGGTGGGGACAAAAATGATGTTGTGTTCTTCCAAGGGTTTGATGATCCCAGTGTCCATATCAGGTGGAAAGAGTCTCTTAAAACTACACCTGACATCGTGAGTTACAATCTGAAGCCTCTGCACACAATTCTGCCAGATGGTCATCCTGCTAAAGGTGGGCTTAAAGAAGAGGTGGAAAAGTATATTAAGGACAATGCAGTGGTAAGAAAATGTTCAGAATCCTGTCAAATTGGACAGAGATCCAACAGCAGAGATCCCTGTGATTGTGTGTGTAACGGCAACCAGAATATTAAGTCAAACTGCTGTCCTGCTGGGAAAGGTCTTGCAACATTGAGGGTGTACAATCTTTATGCTAAGGGACTGTATGGTGATTGTTGCTCTCAGACAGACGGTTCAGTGGTTGTTAAATATACTAACCAGGAAAAGCGTACTCAATGCATAGATAATAATGACAACCCCAAATGGTCAGAGTCATTTGATTTTGGACCCATTGTTGTAAACAGCCATGACAAACTGACATTCACGGTTTATGACGACGATATACTTTGGAAAAGGGACCTGCTTGGTAGCTGCTCCATTGATCTCCGTAGAGGAATAGTTTCTAACAGTTGCATGTTTGATCATGGTACCTTTTATTTTAGCTACTCAGTTGAATGTGCACCAAGCCTTGGTGGCAACCGGTGTGAGGAGTACATTCCTTCTCCCATGGATCCGTCTTTGGCTAAAGTTTTCTACTCCAGAAATGGGGTTCTGCTTGGAGATTTAAATAAGAGGTTTGCTAAATCTGCTCCTCAGCCAGGTTTGGGCCAGCTGTGA